From Rhododendron vialii isolate Sample 1 chromosome 10a, ASM3025357v1, the proteins below share one genomic window:
- the LOC131302361 gene encoding pentatricopeptide repeat-containing protein At4g02750-like, which produces MLFLCFSQMLFRQCNSLIPKIQILERNFSRHFLTQPIRFRSTQHVYACNVRIASLSRAGKVEAARQLFDTMPERDVVSWNAMVTGYWQNRDLKESKMLFDLMPVRNVVSWNSMIAGCVENERVDEAFEYFCNMPRRNTASWNAMISGFVRYGRTEEAGSLFDKMPRRNVISYCAMIDGYARNGKIRQARALFDCMPIRNDVTWTVMISGYVMNGRFEEARELFDRMPDKDVNVIATTVMITGYCKERQIENARSLFEAIQLKDCASFNAMITGYAQNGNGEEALKLHTQMLRGLMKPDHSTLVSVLTACSTLPSLKEGRRTHVIILKRGFDSHLSICNALITMYSKCGGILDSESAFSHLNNPDLVSWNTIIAAFAQHGLYEKAVSFFSKMIMSGCEPDGVTFLGLFSACGHSGMVNESWHWFDSMVKNYKLIPRREHYCCLVDILGRAGQLEKAYDMIKEMPFEPDTGIWGALLSGCCAYSNAELGQLAAEKYFELDPQNSGAYIVLSNIYAAAGMWKEVKRVRGLMKEQGVKKKPAYSWTEIGDKVHFFVGGDVSHPNIEEIRSQLKKMGLQMTRMEDVEEICLAER; this is translated from the exons ATGCTTTTCCTCTGCTTTTCACAGATGCTCTTTCGCCAATGTAATTCCCTCATACCAAAAATACAAATTCTCGAACGTAATTTCTCCCGCCATTTCCTTACCCAACCCATTAGATTCCGCTCAACCCAACATGTTTATGCGTGCAATGTCAGAATCGCTTCTCTGTCACGTGCCGGCAAGGTCGAAGCCGCCCGCCAGTTGTTCGATACAATGCCGGAAAGAGATGTTGTCTCATGGAATGCCATGGTGACTGGGTACTGGCAGAATAGGGACTTGAAAGAGTCCAAGATGTTGTTCGATTTGATGCCCGTGAGGAACGTGGTTTCTTGGAATTCGATGATTGCCGGGTGTGTAGAGAACGAAAGGGTAGATGAGGCTTTCGAGTACTTTTGTAACATGCCCAGAAGAAATACTGCCTCGTGGAACGCGATGATTTCGGGGTTTGTTAGGTATGGAAGGACAGAGGAAGCTGGTAGTCTATTTGACAAAATGCCGAGGAGGAATGTGATTTCTTACTGTGCTATGATTGATGGGTATGCTCGAAACGGGAAGATTAGGCAGGCGAGGGCTTTGTTTGACTGCATGCCGATTAGAAACGATGTTACTTGGACCGTGATGATTAGTGGGTACGTAATGAATGGGAGGTTTGAAGAGGCTAGGGAGTTGTTTGACCGGATGCCTGATAAGGATGTAAATGTAATTGCCACGACAGTTATGATCACGGGTTACTGTAAGGAGAGGCAAATAGAAAATGCGAGGAGTTTGTTTGAAGCAATTCAGCTCAAGGATTGTGCCTCTTTCAATGCAATGATAACAG GTTATGCACAAAATGGAAATGGTGAGGAAGCACTGAAGCTACACACACAAATGCTCAGGGGGCTTATGAAACCAGACCACTCCACCCTTGTTTCAGTTCTCACTGCGTGTTCTACTTTACCATCACTAAAAGAAGGAAGACGAACACACGTAATCATTCTCAAAAGAGGGTTTGACTCGCATCTCTCAATATGCAATGCTTTAATCACCATGTACAGCAAATGTGGTGGCATTCTTGACTCTGAGTCCGCTTTTTCACATCTCAACAATCCAGACCTCGTTTCATGGAACACCATCATCGCCGCTTTTGCACAGCACGGCCTCTATGAAAAAGCTGTTTCCTTTTTCAGTAAGATGATAATGAGCGGATGCGAACCGGATGGTGTAACTTTCCTTGGTTTATTTTCCGCTTGTGGTCATTCCGGGATGGTGAATGAGAGTTGGCACTGGTTTGATTCAATGGTAAAAAACTACAAATTAATTCCTCGGCGTGAGCACTATTGTTGTTTAGTTGATATACTTGGGCGAGCTGGTCAATTGGAGAAGGCTTATGACATGATCAAAGAAATGCCATTTGAACCAGACACGGGTATTTGGGGTGCCCTTCTTTCGGGATGTTGCGCTTACTCAAATGCGGAACTAGGGCAACTAGCCGCGGAAAAGTACTTTGAACTGGATCCTCAGAATTCTGGGGCTTACATTGTGTTGTCCAATATATACGCTGCTGCTGGGATGTGGAAAGAAGTTAAAAGAGTGAGGGGGTTGATGAAAGAACAAGGAGTTAAAAAGAAACCTGCTTATAGTTGGACGGAGATTGGTGATAAGGTGCATTTTTTTGTGGGAGGAGACGTGTCTCATCCAAATATTGAAGAAATTCGTTCACAGCTGAAGAAGATGGGTTTACAAATGACACGGATGGAGGATGTTGAGGAGATTTGTTTGGCTGAAAGATAA
- the LOC131302362 gene encoding uncharacterized protein LOC131302362 encodes MADDVVPKTFRALSENADRKFARVRDVPAYGRPCPNHYFHKVFKSYMRLWKYQQENRQKLVESGFRRWEIGEIASRIGQLYFGQYMRTSEARFLLESYIFYEAIFNRGYFRQEDGDGRDRGVRFKELRFYARFLLVSLVLNRAEMVKVLVERFSALVEDSLANLKETSFKEWKLVVQEIVRFMKVDTAFVNVRPLRYCAMFDSYPASLPYVSRFHAKKVLKFRDALLTSYHRNEVKFAELTLDTFRMLQCLEWEPSGSFYQKHPVESRENGGNIDHSATSGLIDINLAADMTDPNLPPNPKKAILYRPSVTQLMAVIATICEELPPESVILVYLSATGKARHPNVSLIESSGVLKKSSKLKVVSHTSHGQNNSLYENHVDEKGNSGQCLEDSLYLGPSRDGGSNSLYPGDLIPFTRRPLFLIIDSDISYAFKVLHGSERGEPAALLLSPLKPSFKRADVTQSGSQFTLFLTAPLQAFCELVGLTYSDSDAESYNDADNILSTSFSEWEVILCTSTTLDLVWAQVLSDPFLRRLILRFIFCRSVLTHFCPREYRDQYLPVCLPQLLDSLSPNSEVVQSAVFRLANHLDVADCFHLNDR; translated from the exons ATGGCGGACGACGTCGTTCCGAAGACATTCCGAGCCCTATCCGAGAACGCGGACCGGAAGTTCGCCCGGGTCCGCGACGTACCGGCCTACGGCCGGCCCTGCCCGAACCACTACTTCCACAAGGTCTTCAAGTCCTACATGCGCCTCTGGAAGTACCAGCAAGAAAACCGCCAGAAACTCGTCGAGTCGGGCTTCAGGCGGTGGGAGATCGGCGAGATCGCGTCCCGGATCGGCCAGCTCTACTTCGGCCAGTACATGCGCACCAGCGAGGCCAGGTTCCTCCTCGAGTCCTACATTTTCTACGAGGCCATCTTCAACCGGGGGTATTTTCGTCAGGAGGATGGGGATGGTAGGGATCGAGGGGTTAGGTTTAAGGAGCTGAGGTTCTACGCGAGGTTCTTGCTGGTTTCGCTGGTGTTGAATCGGGCGGAGATGGTGAAGGTTCTCGTCGAGAGGTTCTCGGCTCTGGTTGAGGATAGTCTTGCCAATTTGAAG GAAACCAGCTTCAAAGAATGGAAGCTAGTGGTGCAAGAAATTGTCCGGTTTATGAAAGTTGATACAGCATTTGTCAACGTTAGGCCTTTGAGATATTGTGCCATGTTTGATTCCTATCCAGCTTCTCTTCCGTATGTTTCCCGTTTCCATGCAAAGAAGGTTCTAAAGTTTCGAGACGCACTGCTGACAAGCTATCACCGAAATGAG GTCAAATTTGCAGAACTTACTTTAGACACTTTCAGAATGCTACAATGTTTGGAATGGGAACCAAGCGGATCTTTCTATCAAAAGCATCCAGTTGAATCACGTGAGAATGGTGGTAATATTGATCATTCTGCTACTTCTGGGCTTATTGACATAAATTTGGCTGCCGATATGACTGATCCAAATCTGCCTCCAAATCCAAAGAAAGCTATTCTTTATCGTCCGTCAGTAACACAATTGATGGCT GTTATTGCCACGATTTGTGAGGAGCTTCCTCCGGAGAGTGTAATACTAGTGTACCTTTCGGCCACAG GGAAGGCTAGACATCCTAATGTTTCACTGATAGAAAGTTCTGGAGTTTTGAAGAAGTCTTCAAAGCTCAAAGTTGTTTCTCATACTTCCCATGGACAGAATAACTCGCTGTACGAAAATCATGTTGACGAAAAGGGGAACTCGGGGCAATGTCTTGAGGATTCTTTGTATTTAGGTCCTAGCAGAGATGGAG GTTCAAATTCTCTCTATCCTGGTGATTTGATTCCTTTTACAAGAAGACCTCTTTTCTTAATTATTGATAGCGACATCAGCTATGCATTCAAG GTTTTGCATGGTTCAGAAAGGGGGGAACCGGCTGCCCTTCTTCTTTCCCCTTTAAAGCCATCATTCAAGAGAGCTGATGTAACACAAAGCGGAAGTCAGTTCACTTTGTTCTTAACTGCTCCTTTACAAGCATTCTGCGAATTGGTTGGCCTCACCTATTCAGACAGCGATGCT GAATCTTACAATGATGCTGACAACATCCTCTCAACTTCATTCTCTGAGTGGGAAGTGATACTCTGTACTTCAACTACTTTGGACTTGGTTTGGGCTCAAGTTTTATCGGATCCATTTCTGCGGCGGCTTATTCTTAG ATTTATTTTCTGCCGATCAGTTCTTACTCATTTCTGCCCCCGGGAGTATAGGGATCAATATTTACCTGTTTGCCTTCCCCAACttcttgattctctctctccaaactctGAAGTTGTGCAATCAGCGGTCTTTCGCCTTGCAAACCATCTGGATGTTGCGGACTGTTTCCACTTGAACGACAGATAG